A genomic window from Clostridium aceticum includes:
- a CDS encoding TVP38/TMEM64 family protein encodes MKVLNLNNTIKIFKAILLILIFSLCLYINRLLPVQSKDDLINFFNELTNYKNIDGIFVGVTVVISILCIPISWMKALGGIYFGVGRGFMYGLLAATISCGISFLIARFLGREVVNHLYNRFFKHKLSPKIRNCLEGRKDLSFTYIFLLRNMYFIPFALTNYLLGVTYISFKKYMLASFLGMIPGTFMYSYFFAKSLRIQENPTELILPIFFVGCYYVLVYILKKVLTQKSKVVCFEKE; translated from the coding sequence ATGAAGGTGCTGAATTTGAACAATACTATCAAGATCTTTAAAGCAATTTTATTAATTTTAATTTTCTCACTTTGTTTATATATCAATCGATTGTTACCAGTACAAAGCAAAGATGATCTAATAAATTTTTTCAATGAACTTACTAATTATAAAAATATAGATGGTATATTTGTTGGTGTAACTGTAGTGATCAGTATTTTATGTATACCCATCTCTTGGATGAAGGCATTGGGAGGAATTTATTTTGGTGTAGGCAGGGGATTTATGTATGGTCTTTTAGCTGCAACAATCAGTTGTGGTATTTCCTTTCTTATTGCTAGGTTTTTGGGTAGAGAAGTAGTAAATCATCTATATAATAGATTCTTTAAGCATAAATTAAGTCCCAAAATAAGGAATTGTTTAGAAGGAAGAAAAGACCTTAGTTTTACTTATATTTTCTTGCTGAGAAACATGTACTTTATTCCCTTCGCTTTGACGAATTACCTACTAGGGGTGACGTATATATCCTTCAAGAAATATATGTTGGCTAGCTTTTTAGGTATGATTCCTGGTACCTTCATGTATAGTTATTTCTTTGCTAAATCTCTAAGGATTCAGGAGAATCCAACGGAATTAATTTTACCTATTTTCTTCGTTGGCTGTTATTATGTTTTAGTATACATATTAAAAAAAGTCTTAACGCAAAAAAGTAAAGTAGTATGCTTTGAAAAAGAATAA
- a CDS encoding catalase, translating to MDKNQQLEPYRKSHGEELLTTNQGVRVSNTDDSLKAGNRGPTLMEDFHFREKLTHFDHERIPERVVHARGFGVHGYFQVYESMAEFTKAKFLQDPSVKTPVFVRFSTVVGSRGSADTVRDVRGFATKFYTEEGNYDLVGNNIPVFFIQDAIKFPDVVHAIKPEPHNEIPQASAAHDTFWDFVVNTPETAHMIMWLLSDRAIPRSYRMMEGFGVNTFRFVNQQGKARFVKFHWKPLLGVHSLVWDEAQKLAGKDPDYHRRDLWDAINMGSYPEYELGVQMIEEEEEFNFDFDILDPTKIWPEEMIPVKRIGKMTLDGNVDNFFAETEQVAFHPGHVVPGIDFSNDPLLQGRLFSYLDTQLIRLGGPNFHEIPINRPVAPIHNNQRDGYHRMTIDRSSVSYSPNSLQGNAPTPATEAEGGYVHYEEKVEGKKVRQRSESFQDHFSQATLFWNSMSTAEKQHIIEAFHFEVGSVMDQQIKQWVVDMFNNVDGQLAVQIAAGVGATPPANPKSSGSAASSPTVSQENTIKTAGTRKVAILLENGYNHQEVSQVMEALTAAGVHSEIISKNLGMLTSVDGQQLEVGKNYVTTGSIKYDALYIPGGQQSINTLVMQGEALHFINETFKHAKTIGATNEGIDLLMTSAIQGVAMAGADTQAQVITEMGVVTIRNATDMKDFAKEFIHAIAQHRHWIRQNKKQMIPA from the coding sequence ATGGACAAAAACCAACAATTGGAACCCTATCGCAAAAGTCATGGTGAAGAACTTCTTACTACAAATCAAGGGGTACGTGTTTCCAACACCGACGACTCTCTAAAGGCAGGTAATCGAGGACCGACACTGATGGAGGATTTCCACTTTAGAGAAAAACTCACACATTTCGACCATGAACGGATTCCAGAGCGTGTAGTTCATGCTCGAGGCTTCGGCGTGCATGGCTACTTTCAAGTCTATGAATCTATGGCAGAGTTTACTAAGGCGAAATTTCTACAGGACCCATCTGTGAAAACCCCAGTTTTCGTACGTTTTTCTACTGTGGTAGGTTCCCGTGGTTCAGCTGATACTGTGCGGGATGTACGGGGGTTTGCTACGAAATTTTATACTGAAGAAGGCAACTACGATCTTGTAGGAAACAATATTCCTGTGTTTTTTATTCAGGATGCCATTAAGTTTCCTGATGTGGTACATGCTATTAAGCCAGAGCCTCACAACGAAATTCCCCAGGCATCTGCTGCCCATGACACCTTTTGGGATTTTGTTGTCAATACCCCAGAGACTGCCCACATGATTATGTGGCTGTTATCAGATAGGGCCATTCCAAGAAGTTATCGAATGATGGAGGGATTTGGGGTCAATACCTTTAGATTCGTTAACCAGCAAGGAAAGGCACGTTTTGTTAAGTTTCACTGGAAGCCTTTATTGGGGGTACATTCTTTGGTTTGGGATGAGGCCCAAAAGTTAGCGGGTAAAGACCCAGATTATCACAGACGTGACCTATGGGATGCCATCAACATGGGCTCCTACCCTGAATACGAGTTAGGGGTACAGATGATAGAGGAGGAGGAAGAGTTTAATTTTGATTTTGATATTCTAGACCCTACTAAAATTTGGCCAGAAGAAATGATCCCTGTCAAACGAATCGGTAAGATGACGCTAGATGGTAATGTAGATAATTTCTTTGCTGAAACAGAGCAGGTGGCATTTCATCCTGGGCATGTGGTACCAGGGATAGATTTTAGTAACGATCCTCTGTTGCAGGGAAGGTTGTTTTCTTACTTGGATACACAACTTATCCGCTTAGGAGGACCTAATTTCCATGAGATACCTATTAATCGACCTGTAGCTCCAATACATAATAATCAAAGAGATGGTTATCATCGTATGACAATTGACCGTAGCTCTGTTAGTTATTCTCCAAACTCCCTTCAGGGAAATGCACCAACGCCTGCTACGGAAGCAGAGGGGGGATATGTTCATTATGAAGAGAAGGTAGAGGGTAAAAAGGTTCGTCAACGTAGTGAAAGTTTTCAGGATCATTTTAGTCAGGCTACTCTTTTCTGGAACAGTATGTCTACTGCAGAAAAACAACATATCATAGAAGCTTTTCACTTTGAGGTAGGAAGTGTTATGGATCAGCAAATTAAGCAGTGGGTGGTAGACATGTTTAATAATGTAGATGGACAACTAGCTGTTCAGATTGCTGCTGGCGTAGGTGCTACACCGCCGGCAAATCCTAAAAGCAGTGGGAGTGCAGCTTCATCTCCAACAGTAAGTCAAGAGAATACCATTAAAACTGCTGGAACCAGGAAAGTTGCTATACTGTTGGAAAATGGATACAATCACCAGGAAGTAAGCCAAGTGATGGAAGCACTAACGGCTGCCGGTGTACATTCAGAAATCATTAGTAAAAATCTAGGTATGCTTACAAGTGTTGACGGACAACAGCTGGAGGTTGGAAAAAACTATGTGACCACTGGATCTATTAAGTATGATGCGCTTTATATACCTGGAGGTCAACAAAGTATAAATACTTTAGTGATGCAGGGTGAAGCACTGCACTTTATCAACGAAACTTTCAAACATGCAAAGACAATCGGAGCTACTAATGAGGGCATAGATCTCTTGATGACTTCTGCCATACAAGGGGTGGCTATGGCTGGTGCAGATACACAAGCACAGGTAATCACTGAGATGGGTGTGGTAACAATAAGAAATGCTACGGATATGAAGGACTTTGCTAAGGAATTTATCCATGCTATTGCACAACATCGTCATTGGATTCGTCAGAATAAAAAACAAATGATTCCTGCTTAG